Proteins from a single region of Seriola aureovittata isolate HTS-2021-v1 ecotype China chromosome 9, ASM2101889v1, whole genome shotgun sequence:
- the LOC130175082 gene encoding probable splicing factor, arginine/serine-rich 7 — protein sequence MRGDKERREDTRRDKRRGNKERRGNKERRGNKEMRGDKERREDTRRDKRRGNKERRGNKEMRGNKERRGNKERRGDKERRGDKERREDTRRDKKRGNNERRGNEERRRTWRVKRERRGNKEKHRPPIENYSPQQLTGDQPMGFIDNWVTDQSELGCCTEVMEGGGGLLT from the exons atgagaggagacaaggagaggagagaggacacgagaagagacaagaggagaggaaacaaggagaggagaggaaacaaggagaggagaggaaacaaggagatgagaggagacaaggagaggagagaggacacgagaagagacaagaggagaggaaacaaggagaggagaggaaacaaggagatgagaggaaacaaggagaggagaggaaacaaggagaggagaggagacaaggagaggagaggagacaaggagaggagagaggacacgagaagagacaagaagagaggaaataacgagaggagaggaaatgaggagagaagACGTACATGGAGAGTAAaaagggaaaggagaggaaacaaggagaagcATCGACCACCGATTGAAAACTACA GTCCGCAGCAGCTGACTGGGGATCAGCCAATGGGATTTATAGACAACTGGGTGacggaccaatcagagctcGGATGCTGCACAGAGGTGATGGAGGGAGGCGGGGGTCTGCTAACATGA
- the si:ch211-180f4.1 gene encoding leucine-rich repeat neuronal protein 1: MGSAVFFVLLLFLVTSSVCAGLGVASQGGAVLCPLQCVCETRPWYTPQSVYHQAKTVDCNELHLQRVPANISSDTQVLLLQSNNISSITTELQSLTNLTELDLSQNHFTQVSSIGLSSLGRLVTLYLEENRIEELEDFSLRNLSSLEELYINHNHISSIGPKAFAGLTNLLRLHLNSNRLVAIDSRWFESLPSLEILMIGENPILGLEEKNFLPLSRLHSLVLAGMGLASIPSAAFLGLDYLESLSFYDNRLRSVPRDALSVLPNLKFLDLNRNPISRVQQGDFQNLQHLEELSLNNMEELLMVERAAFQNLPEIAKLELCNNPRLSYIDPQAFSNLSSLRTLLLHNNQLSLLSGDLLSSLPSLEEVSLHSNPLRCDCLSSWGPHLGNQSHLKLLESSVTLCSSPPHLIGRELQEVVAVGWGAAGGGGANSCLPHISPHSFPTAMNVSAGQPITLECWADADPAPQFYWVTPTGDKVSAEAVAEPIISEVGRGLTRKKKKHRVSDPGALVIEHAEPSDTGVYTCVAWNMEGADTKSVSVFVDSQGFVGWWSDGETRWDGESSREQPWLGSSSSPEASLVVLAKVVHAQSVVLEWKLYPSGGTSSVGQSQQDAPLPLPRWTSATVHIDNPQISYTAKVPVDVQEYNLTHLLPATEYHVCLTVSSSPPSVTPPSSPPSSSPTPTSSSSFPSSPSAPVHTSCLNVTTKEAGFSVELVASRRSSVALAAVMGSMFALSIMALLVVYMGRRVQQHKSCGHSLKKYMQHATSIPLNELYPPLITLWESEAEKDKDDKEEEEERVGGERGEEAGGSQIDTTKTYMW, from the exons ATGGGATCTGCAGTCTTCTtcgtgctcctcctcttccttgtgacatcatcagtgtgtgctGGGCTGGGCGTGGCCAGCCAAG GTGGCGCTGTGCTGTGccctctgcagtgtgtgtgtgagacgcgGCCATGGTACACACCACAGTCTGTGTATCACCAGGCCAAGACAGTGGACTGTAATGAACTCCATCTGCAGAGAGTACCAGCCAACATCTCATCTGACACACAG gtgctgctgctgcaaagtAACAACATCTCATCGATCACTACTGAACTACAGAGCCTgaccaacctgacagagctggaCCTGTCACAGAATCACTTCacccag gtgAGCTCTATTGGTCTGTCCTCTCTGGGCCGGCTAGTCACTCTGTACCTGGAGGAGAATCGCATCGAGGAGTTGGAGGACTTCAGTCTGAGGAACCTGTCCAGTCTGGAGGAGCTCTACATCAACCACAACCACATCTCATCCATCGGACCCAAAGCCTTTGCCGGCCTCACCAACCTGCTGCG GCTCCACCTGAACTCCAACCGGCTGGTGGCTATCGACAGCCGCTGGTTCGAGTCCCTGCCATCCCTGGAGATCCTGATGATCGGGGAGAACCCCATCCTGGGCCTGGAGGAGAAGAACTTCCTGCCCCTATCCCGTCTGCACAGCCTGGTGCTGGCTGGAATGGGACTGGCCTCCATCCCCTCCGCTGCCTTCCTGGGCCTGGACTACCTGGAGAGCCTCTCCTTCTACGACAACCGGCTCAG GTCTGTGCCCCGAGATGCTCTGAGTGTACTCCCTAACCTGAAGTTCCTGGACCTGAACAGGAACCCAATCAGCAGAGTCCAGCAGGGAGATTTCCAGAACCTCCAGCACTTGGAGGAGCTCAG CCTGAACAACATGGAGGAGCTGCTGATGGTGGAGCGAGCTGCTTTCCAGAACCTTCCTGAAATCGCCAAACTGGAGCTCTGCAACAACCCACGGCTGTCGTACATTGACCCTCAGGCCTTCAG tAACCTGTCCTCCCTCCGGACTCTCCTTCTCCATAATAACCagctcagcctcctctctggagacctcctctcctccctcccatccCTGGAGGAGGTGTCTCTTCACTCAAACCCCCTGCGATGTGACTGTCTCTCCTCCTGGGGGCCTCACCTCGGAAACCAATCACATCTCAAGCTTCTGGAGTCATCTGTCACTCTCTGCTCCTCCCCACCTCACCTCATTGGTCGGGAGCTGCAGGAGGTGGTGGCGGTCGGGTGGGGTGCAGCCGGCGGGGGCGGGGCCAACAGCTGCCTGCCTCACATCTCACCTCACTCCTTCCCAACGGCCATGAATGTCAGCGCTGGGCAGCCAATCACACTAGAGTGCTGGGCAGACGCTGACCCTGCCCCCCAGTTTTACTGGGTAACGCCCACTGGAGACAAG GTGAGCGCTGAGGCAGTGGCTGAACCAATCATATCAGAGGTGGGGCGTGGCCTGaccaggaagaagaagaagcatcGTGTGTCGGACCCCGGAGCGTTGGTGATCGAACACGCCGAGCCGTCAGACACAG gtGTGTATACCTGTGTAGCGTGGAACATGGAGGGAGCAGACACGAAGAGCGTCTCAGTGTTTGTGGACTCTCAGGGGTTTGTGGGCTGGTGGTCGGACGGGGAGACCCGGTGGGATGGAgagtccagcagagagcagcccTGGCTGGGGAGCTCGTCCAGCCCTGAAGCCTCTCTTGTGGTTCTGGCTAAG GTGGTTCACGCCCAGTCGGTGGTGTTGGAGTGGAAGTTGTATCCCAGTGGAGGAACTTCGTCTGTGGGTCAGAGCCAGCAGGAcgcccccctccctcttccccgGTGGACCAGCGCCACTGTGCACATAGACAACCCTCAGATCAGCTACACTGCCAAA GTCCCAGTCGATGTTCAGGAGTATAATCTGACTCACCTACTTCCTGCCACAGAGTACCACGTCTGCCTCACCGTCTCCTCCTCGCCTCCCTCcgtcacccctccctcctcccctcccagctcctcccccacccccacctcttcttcctccttcccttcctccccctccgcTCCTGTCCACACCTCCTGCCTGAACGTCACCACTAAGGAGGCGGGCTTCTCTGTGGAGCTGGTGGCATCACGTCGCAGCAGTGTGGCGTTGGCGGCCGTCATGGGCTCCATGTTTGCTCTGTCCATCATGGCTCTGCTGGTGGTCTACATGGGCCGTCGTGTGCAGCAGCACAAGTCCTGCGGCCACTCGCTGAAGAAGTATATGCAACACGCCACATCCATCCCACTCAATGAGCTGTACCCGCCACTCATCACACTGTGGGAGAGCGAGGCCGAGAAAGACAAGGAcgacaaagaggaggaagaggagagggtgggaggagagaggggggaggaggcaGGGGGGAGTCAAATCGACACGACAAAGACGTACATGTGGTag